A single Clostridia bacterium DNA region contains:
- the glmM gene encoding phosphoglucosamine mutase, with protein MGRLFGTDGVRGIANKELDSTLAFNLGRIGAYVLTEETHHKPRIAVGKDTRVSGDMLEAALIAGICSMGAEAVVLGVQPTPAVAYLTRHMGLDAGVVISASHNPFEYNGIKFFDGNGYKLSDQLEDRIESLLLNPDNGIANPTGAEIGKKIEIDNAVHGYIDFLKKTIDVNLRGLKIAVDCANGASYIAAPSILADLGAEIVIINNKPDGKNINVKCGSTHPDELQKLVLESGAHVGLAFDGDADRLIAVDNRGHIVNGDHMLAIFAKHFKEKGILKNDTIVGTVMSNMGLDIAMKREKCGLAKTKVGDRYVLEEMITKGYNIGGEQSGHIIFLDHNTTGDGLLTALQLLAVTKETGKKLSDLAAIVTELPQVLVNAKVKNENKDKYMEDTAIAAMIAELENKLKDRGRVLIRPSGTEPLVRVMLEGENEAEIKEDAKALAKLIEGKMN; from the coding sequence ATGGGTCGCTTGTTTGGAACTGACGGAGTAAGAGGGATTGCCAATAAGGAGCTGGACTCTACCCTGGCGTTCAACCTCGGAAGAATAGGCGCATATGTTTTGACAGAAGAAACCCACCACAAACCCAGGATTGCAGTAGGAAAAGATACCAGAGTATCTGGTGACATGCTTGAAGCTGCGCTTATCGCTGGTATTTGCTCAATGGGAGCAGAAGCTGTGGTTTTAGGGGTTCAGCCTACACCGGCAGTTGCTTATCTTACAAGGCATATGGGCTTGGATGCAGGGGTTGTGATTTCTGCTTCACACAACCCGTTTGAATATAACGGTATTAAGTTTTTTGACGGCAATGGATATAAGCTGTCGGATCAGCTGGAGGACAGGATAGAGAGCTTGCTTTTGAATCCTGATAACGGCATAGCAAATCCCACAGGGGCAGAAATTGGCAAGAAGATTGAGATAGACAATGCAGTGCATGGATATATTGATTTCCTCAAGAAGACAATAGATGTCAATCTGAGAGGACTCAAAATAGCAGTTGACTGCGCAAACGGAGCATCATACATAGCAGCTCCTTCGATACTTGCTGACCTTGGAGCTGAAATTGTGATTATAAACAACAAGCCGGATGGAAAGAACATAAATGTAAAATGTGGCTCGACACATCCTGACGAATTACAAAAGCTGGTGCTGGAATCCGGAGCTCATGTAGGCTTGGCTTTTGATGGGGATGCCGACAGGCTTATTGCGGTAGATAACAGGGGTCATATAGTTAACGGAGACCATATGCTTGCAATATTTGCGAAGCATTTTAAAGAAAAAGGCATATTGAAAAATGATACCATAGTTGGCACAGTTATGAGCAACATGGGCCTTGACATAGCAATGAAGCGTGAAAAGTGCGGCCTTGCCAAGACTAAGGTAGGGGACAGATATGTACTCGAAGAAATGATTACAAAAGGTTACAACATTGGCGGCGAGCAGTCAGGGCATATAATATTCCTTGACCATAACACAACCGGAGATGGACTTTTGACAGCACTTCAGCTGCTGGCTGTGACAAAAGAAACCGGCAAGAAGCTTTCAGACCTTGCAGCTATTGTAACAGAACTGCCTCAAGTACTGGTCAATGCAAAAGTAAAGAACGAGAACAAGGATAAGTACATGGAGGATACCGCCATTGCTGCCATGATAGCAGAGCTAGAGAACAAGCTTAAGGATAGGGGAAGAGTGCTTATAAGGCCATCAGGCACTGAACCGCTTGTAAGGGTTATGCTTGAAGGTGAGAACGAGGCAGAAATAAAGGAAGATGCTAAGGCTCTTGCTAAACTGATAGAAGGAAAAATGAATTAG
- a CDS encoding glycosyl hydrolase: MTDIKSSFIVVLIVIIVSVMSFGCDSIVNEKSSSNEETRIAAEGVSAAEEVVNEEESKRKEISFKEIKCPELGFQLKVPETMAVDKDYMPAFIRISSPDMDIKISRELSPYEGIDSYFNTYLYKYMLDPEYRKANSIRLITNEYCTINGIKNRILVFSRRPAAGSNDSQNEYMHALYITGDREFYSCFIRSSSLNEQKEAIQQVLKSFKKIERSGELKFDIALKPELPDWNAETKAFYYALQNSDSIKWGIFYPNSITKDFSKIEDMEKKLGYKFPITLHYIYLGHQFPMEGMRNAYQRGKTVELTMQVMWNIKAGNTDNKMKNVNFDLIDGLYDGYLRNFAQEAKAFGHPFIFRLNNEMNSTWVRYSGIALLCDPDVYIKVWRHIYDIFEEEGVRNAIWVFNPNDVDYPPLKWNSHVSYYPGNKYVQMIGLTGYNTGTYYKGLTGERWRSFNEIYDPLNEKYTRFYGHFPWMITEFACSSVGGDKGKWINDMFSSINKYKNIKAAVWWSYADFDYRKNKKGTPARRYWLDEKPEYLKAFKEGVKR; encoded by the coding sequence TTGACTGATATCAAAAGCTCTTTTATAGTTGTTTTGATTGTAATAATTGTTTCTGTTATGAGTTTTGGCTGTGATAGTATTGTGAATGAAAAGAGCAGTAGCAATGAAGAAACCAGAATTGCAGCAGAGGGAGTATCGGCTGCAGAGGAAGTTGTAAATGAGGAAGAGAGCAAAAGGAAAGAGATAAGCTTTAAGGAGATTAAATGCCCTGAACTGGGGTTCCAGTTGAAGGTGCCCGAAACAATGGCAGTTGACAAGGATTATATGCCTGCCTTCATCAGAATAAGCAGTCCGGATATGGATATCAAGATTTCCAGGGAGCTTTCTCCCTATGAAGGTATAGATAGCTATTTTAATACATATTTATATAAATATATGCTTGACCCTGAGTATCGGAAAGCTAACAGCATAAGGCTCATAACCAATGAATATTGTACCATAAACGGCATCAAGAACAGAATATTGGTGTTCTCAAGAAGACCTGCAGCAGGAAGCAATGATTCGCAGAACGAGTATATGCATGCTCTTTACATCACAGGAGACAGGGAGTTCTACAGCTGCTTCATCAGATCCAGCTCGCTGAATGAGCAAAAAGAAGCTATACAGCAGGTGCTCAAATCCTTCAAAAAGATAGAACGCAGTGGGGAATTGAAATTCGATATTGCACTGAAGCCTGAGCTCCCTGATTGGAATGCTGAGACCAAGGCTTTCTATTATGCACTGCAGAATTCAGATTCTATAAAATGGGGAATATTTTATCCAAACTCCATAACAAAGGATTTTTCGAAAATTGAGGATATGGAAAAGAAGCTGGGATACAAATTTCCAATTACACTTCACTATATCTATCTTGGGCACCAATTCCCGATGGAGGGTATGAGGAATGCCTACCAGCGAGGTAAGACAGTGGAGCTTACAATGCAGGTTATGTGGAACATAAAGGCAGGGAACACCGATAATAAAATGAAGAATGTCAATTTTGATTTGATTGATGGTTTATATGACGGCTACCTTAGGAATTTTGCACAAGAGGCAAAAGCCTTCGGGCATCCATTCATATTCAGACTGAACAACGAAATGAACAGTACGTGGGTGAGATACAGCGGTATAGCGCTGCTATGCGACCCTGATGTCTATATAAAGGTTTGGAGGCATATATATGACATATTTGAGGAGGAAGGGGTTAGAAACGCCATATGGGTGTTTAATCCCAATGATGTGGATTATCCTCCTTTGAAATGGAATTCCCATGTCTCATACTATCCTGGGAACAAATATGTACAGATGATAGGTCTTACAGGCTACAATACCGGAACTTACTACAAGGGCCTTACCGGAGAAAGATGGAGAAGCTTTAACGAAATATATGACCCTTTGAATGAAAAGTACACCAGGTTTTATGGGCATTTTCCATGGATGATTACCGAGTTTGCCTGCAGCTCGGTAGGGGGAGACAAGGGAAAGTGGATCAATGATATGTTCAGCAGCATCAATAAGTATAAAAATATAAAAGCCGCAGTGTGGTGGAGTTATGCAGATTTTGACTATAGGAAGAATAAAAAAGGAACTCCGGCCAGACGTTATTGGCTGGATGAAAAGCCTGAATACCTGAAAGCCTTTAAAGAGGGTGTAAAAAGGTAG
- the argS gene encoding arginine--tRNA ligase, translating into MDFKVEIAKKISELAGMELDKVIGLIEIPPQGNLGDYAFPCFQLAKVMRKSPNMIAAELSGKVQPDSIVDRAEAAGGYLNFFVNKTEYIKQLVEEVLEKGEKFGSSNVGEGKNVIVEFSSVNVAKPFHVGHLLNTMLGSALEKVYKHSGYNTIRINHLGDWGTQFGKQISAYKRWVDEDALDKEPITELFRIYVKFHEEAEKDPALEDEARAYFKKLEDGDPEVTELWLKFKELSLREFKELYKMLNVEFDSFAGESFYSDKMDEVVQMLRDKKLLKDSNGAKIVDLEQFNLPPILILKSDGATIYATRDLAAAIYRKRTYDFYKNIYVVGGTQSLHFNQIFSTLGLMGFEWNKDCVHIGHGLVKFADKKLSTRKGDVVLAKDVITEAVHKTLEVIDHKNSNLENKEEVARMVGMGALLYTFLKNNREKDVVFTWEDALNFDGDSGPYVQYTYVRGRSILRKAGNVPYTADLSYLSTEDEFELVKLLGAFKDSVKEATERYEPFVVLRNVTEIAKAYNKFYNSHPILNADDNVKNARLQLTKAVGIVIKTGLGLAGIETPENM; encoded by the coding sequence ATGGATTTTAAAGTAGAAATAGCGAAAAAGATAAGTGAATTAGCTGGCATGGAGTTGGATAAAGTCATAGGTCTTATTGAAATTCCGCCGCAGGGAAACTTGGGAGATTATGCTTTTCCTTGCTTCCAGCTTGCCAAGGTTATGAGAAAGTCCCCGAATATGATTGCTGCTGAGCTTTCAGGAAAGGTACAGCCTGACAGCATAGTTGATAGGGCTGAAGCTGCCGGAGGCTATTTAAATTTTTTCGTTAACAAGACAGAATATATAAAGCAGTTGGTGGAAGAGGTACTTGAGAAGGGTGAAAAGTTTGGAAGCTCAAATGTTGGTGAAGGAAAGAATGTAATAGTGGAATTCTCTTCAGTCAATGTAGCAAAGCCCTTCCATGTAGGTCATCTGCTTAATACAATGTTGGGCAGTGCCCTTGAAAAGGTTTATAAGCACTCAGGTTACAACACCATAAGAATCAACCATCTCGGAGATTGGGGAACCCAGTTTGGCAAGCAGATATCTGCATATAAGAGGTGGGTGGATGAAGACGCCCTTGATAAGGAGCCAATAACTGAACTTTTCAGAATATATGTCAAGTTCCATGAAGAAGCTGAAAAGGATCCGGCTCTTGAAGATGAAGCCAGAGCATACTTTAAAAAGCTGGAGGACGGAGATCCTGAAGTAACTGAGCTGTGGCTGAAGTTTAAGGAATTAAGCCTTAGAGAATTCAAAGAATTATACAAAATGTTGAATGTCGAGTTTGATTCTTTTGCAGGAGAAAGCTTTTACAGTGACAAGATGGATGAGGTTGTCCAGATGCTTCGTGACAAAAAACTGCTAAAGGATAGCAACGGAGCAAAAATCGTTGATTTGGAGCAGTTCAATCTGCCTCCAATACTCATACTGAAGTCTGATGGAGCTACCATCTATGCTACAAGAGACTTGGCGGCTGCAATATATAGGAAGAGAACATATGACTTCTATAAGAACATATATGTGGTAGGAGGCACACAGTCACTGCATTTCAACCAGATCTTCAGTACTTTGGGACTGATGGGTTTTGAGTGGAACAAGGATTGTGTGCACATAGGCCATGGTCTTGTAAAGTTTGCAGATAAGAAGCTCTCGACACGAAAAGGTGATGTAGTCCTGGCAAAGGATGTAATTACTGAGGCTGTCCACAAGACTTTGGAAGTAATAGATCACAAAAACTCGAACTTGGAGAATAAGGAAGAAGTTGCAAGGATGGTCGGTATGGGAGCACTTCTTTATACCTTCCTGAAGAACAACAGGGAGAAGGATGTTGTGTTTACTTGGGAGGATGCGTTGAACTTTGACGGAGATTCCGGCCCATACGTCCAGTATACTTATGTGCGCGGCAGGAGTATATTGAGAAAGGCAGGAAATGTACCCTATACTGCTGATTTAAGTTATCTTTCCACCGAGGATGAGTTTGAACTGGTGAAGCTTTTAGGAGCTTTCAAGGATTCCGTTAAGGAAGCAACAGAGAGGTATGAGCCCTTTGTAGTTCTTCGAAATGTTACGGAGATTGCTAAAGCTTATAACAAGTTCTACAATTCACATCCGATATTAAATGCGGATGATAATGTAAAAAATGCAAGACTGCAGCTTACAAAAGCAGTAGGAATAGTAATAAAAACAGGCTTGGGCCTTGCAGGAATAGAAACTCCTGAAAACATGTAA